In Oscillatoria salina IIICB1, the genomic window TTGTTAGTAAATCATTCTCACGAGTATCACCTAAACATAAAATAGCTTGTTTCGTTTGGCGATCGAGCATTCCATGTCCGGAAAAATAAAATAATAATGTATCTTCAATTTTTGCTCGTTTAACAATTTCTTCTAAACTCTCAATTACTGTTACTAAATTAGGCTTTTGTTCAGCAAAATCGTGATAAATTCTTACCTGCTTTTCCGGAAAAATTTCATCTGTTTCCGCAGTAAATGCTTCTGCTAAAGCCTGACAGTCGGAAGCAGCATAACTTAAAGACGGAAAATGCTCGTCCTGATATTGATTAATTCCCACCAAAATCAGCCAAAGACAAGCTTTTTTAGTTTTTTGCTGACGATGAGAATAACTGGTACTAACAGCCACGGGAGACATATTTTTCTCGGTGGTAATTCAACAGTTTCAATGCTTCAATTTTAACTTAATTTTCTAATCTAAATCTGCCTTAGCTATGATTAAGTTTTTTGAAGCAGAGAAAACATAGCTTGATTTAACTAATTTTCGGGAGCGAGACGCTCCCACTAATCTCAGAAATTACTCCTTCCCTGTAGTAACTAACTGCTCTAATTGGTTAAGAAAATGAGACTTTTTCAACTGCATTTTTTCAGTGTTTGAGTCAATAATTCCAGCTTGTTGCAAGCGAGCTTCGATATGTTGTAAAGTTCCCTTTTCGACAATGCAGCGAATTGCACCTTGCTCATCAATTTCGTTATATTGACGGCTTCCTTCAGCTACAGGAAAACCATTACAACTGCCAAAATAAGGACAAGAAGTGCAAGTTGCTACCATTCGTGCTTCTGCTTCAGCAATAACTTGTTGATGACGTTTTCCCAGAATTAAATCTTCGAGAGAATGAGTAAAAATATTTCCGTGACTCCGTTCAATATTATAAGCATCTGCAACGCTGTAAATATCTCCTGTAGTGTTGACTAAATAAATAGATTCCCAATTATTTTTATCGTAAATAATAATTGGTTTATTGGCTGCGTGATGAAGACTAATTTGGCGAAAATACTCCAGCAAAGGCATAATACTAATATAGCCTTCGTCTTCTAACCACAAATCAACTAATTGACAGTAAGCATTTAAAGTTTCTTGAGGAGTAATTTCAAAGCCCTCATGTTGTTCGGCAAAAGCACCTTGAAAAAGAGGTAAAACTCGGAAAGAAAGATTCATTTGCTTGTAAAATTGATAAATCTCCCGAATGTAAGCTAAATTTCGTTTTGTTAGCACTGTAATGCAACCAAAATGAATATTTTCGGCTCGCAAACGATCGATATTTTTTAATACTTTTGGCTGAGAATTATTTCCGGCTCGATCTACTCTTAAACTGCCAAATAAATCTAAAGAAACTCCAATTTGGTCAAAGCCATTTTTGAGTAAATCAATTCTTTTATTGTCGAGGAGGGTAAGATTAGTTTGAATTGAGTTAATAACTGAGTCTGCTAGCTCGCCGAAAACTTGACGTTGAATAGCAAAAGCTTGCCAATAAAATTCTGGTGGTTGAAGAAGAGTTTCGCCGCCATGCCAATTAAATTCAATGGTGACAGGAAAATTCAACTGACGATAATAACTCGCAATGTTGCGAAACATTTGCTCGACTTGAGTCAAAGAAATAGCAGCTTTATTTCCTAGTTCGGCATATTCATAGCAGTAACGACAGCGCAGGTTACATAGTTTAGAAGTTTTGACAACGAAGGTTACTTTTCTGGTTTTGGAGAGCATAATTTTTCCTATTGTTTGAATTGTTTTTGATGACGCACATTTGTGCGTCCAGGTAAGATGTTTAGTTCAAAAGTTATTGGGTTGGGGGACTAAAGTCTTGACTACGAATTCATTTGTTCAAAAGTTATTGGGGTTGGGGGACTAAAGTCTTGACTACGAATTCATTTGTTCAAAAGTTATTGGGGTTGGGGGACTAANGGACTAAAGTCTTGACTACGAATTCATTTGTTCAAAAGTTATTGGGGTTGGGGGACTAAAGTCCCCACTACGAACTGATTTGTTTTGACTTAAATCAGCTTAATTCTTTAGCGAAGTTTGTTTACCGAATTATCCAAAGAGCGGAAAGTATCGACAGCAGAAGGAGAAAAAGAAGGTGGAGTTGGTTGTTTGAAATCTTGTAGTTGAGAATCATCAATAGATTCACCCCAACTGTCACTCCAACTGTCAGTCCAACTATCATCTTCTGGGCTAAGATTTCCATCAACTCCGCGCAGTTTTTGGTCTAAATTCGGCGAAAATTCAACTGGTTCGCGAAGTGTAGGAGACTCAAAATTAGTACGATTTACCGGTTCAAAAGGAACTGATTGAGCGCTAGCAGTATGAGCAAGAAAAACAGTAGGTGCAACAACACTCAAGGCGAGAAGTAAGCGAGTAGAGAAATTAGGTGTACGCATGAAATAATCTCCTGTAATTTTATTTTAGTGTGAGGTTTTGAACCCCTTCGCTTACTTGCTAGGTTTGCTGGGAAATATTTATGCAGTGTTAGGAAAAATTTTTGGGAAAAAATGTGTGAAAATAAGAAAAGTCAGGGGTTTCTACTGCTTCCGCAGTTTCATCTAAAGATAAAATTATGCGTCCTCGCCAAAACATTTTAGAAATATTTTCAACTTTTATTCAATTTGAAGGCGATCGCTTCAGCGCTTGGGCGACCGACCCCAGTCTGCGCCGCAGTATGCAACAATGTTTAGCAAATTCCCCTCAACATCAGTCTTCCCAAAAATTTTGGGCGCTATATTGGCACAAACAATGGCAAAATAATGCTACTATCCGAGCGAGAGAACATTTGACAGCCTATTTGCAAGAAGTGTGCTTTTGGGCGGCGCAAAAAACGGCTGCGGGTTTTGGTAGCAGTCAATACAGTTTGTCTGATTATTTCCAAATGGCGATCGCGCGCATTGAGAAAATTTTAAATAATTTTGACCCTCAACAAGGTGTAGCTTTGCGAAACTACGCTAAAGCAATTTTTAACACGACAATGCGGGAAATTTTGCGTCAGCGCCAAGAAGTTGATATTTGTACAGCTTGGGGTTTATTGCGGAAAATTAGCCAAAAACGTTTGATGGAATCTTTACAACAAGTAGGCTTAAGCGAAAAAACGATCGCTCGCTATATTTTAGCTTGGCATGGCTTCAAAACAATTTACGCACCTCAGCAAGCCAGAGCTAGTCGTAAATTACCTCGTCCCGACAAAGCAACTTGGGAAGCTCTGGCGGCTTTTTATAATTCTCAACGTTACCAGCAACTAGCTCCAGATGAAACAGAAATTGATGATGAAACGATTGAAAAGTGGCTAATTGCTTGCGCGACAGCCGCGAGATCTTATCTTTATCCCAGCGTCACCTCAATTAATAAACCCCAACAGGGAAACAGCGAAAGCGAATTACTCGACCAACTAGCAGCCAATGAAGGAGAATCATTATTAACCGCCGCGATCGCCGAAGAAGAAAGCCAAACTCGACAAACTCAAACAGCCCAAATGAGTCAAACCTTAGAAACGGCGATCGCCAACCTCGAACCTCCATTACCAGAAATTTTACAGTTATACTACTCCGACACTCATACTCAACAGCAAATTGCGGCAAAATTAGGCATGAAACAATATGCAGTTTCCCGTCGCTTGAGTAAAGCAAGACAGTTATTATTGCAAAAATTGGCGAACTGGAGTCAAGAAAATCTGCATATTACTCTTAACTCTGACGTATTAAAACATACTAGTACCGTCCTTGAAGACTGGTTAAGCGCTTACTACAAGCCAACTGAATCATCTCGCACGGAGTAAGTTATCATGACCTTCAATAGCGCATCCTTAGCTTTTGCTAATCCCACACAAGTATGGTTAGAATTATCTTCCACCGATTTAGATCGCGCTTGGGAACAAAGTCAGGCTTTCTCGACAACCGCTCGTCGTTGGAATGCTTATTTGAATAGACTTTGCTTAAATACTGTCTTACCTTGGCTGCAACAAGAATACGATCGCCACGCGCGGGTTTTTCCTCATCTCGCCGCTTTACCTAGTTTTTGGGAAGTCGTCAACGGAGTAGCGATCGCTCATTTATCACCACCCCAAACGAGAATAGCACTTCCCGGTCCGCGACTGATCTTAATTCCTAGCGAAGCGATAGATTGCACAGAAATTCAAGTTCCCCAAGAATGGGTAGACATTCCCAGTTGGATTGGCGATTATTACCTTGCAGTCCAAGTTAATCCCGATGACGGCTGGGTGAAAATTTGGGCATATTGCACTCACAGCCAACTCAAACAAAAAGCTAACTACGATCGCCACTCTCGTTGTTACTGTCTCAAAGAAGAAGACGCGATCGCCGATCTCAACGTTCTCTGGGTAGCCAGACAAGTCTGTCCCGACGAACCTACACGAGTTTCCATTCCACCTCTACCCAATCTATCCCTCGAACGAGCCAACGCCTTAATCCAACGCCTCAGTTCCCCCAATATTCTCCTTCCTCGCCTCGAAATACCTTTTCCCACCTGGGGCGCACTTCTCGAACACAGTGGCTACAGACAGCGCTTATATCAGCAACGCCTGGGCTTAAACGAACAATGGTCAGTGGTAGACTGGCTGCAAAAGAGGATCTCCCAAATCGCCCAAGAATTAGGTTGGCAAAAAATCCAGATGCAACCCAGTTTAGCCCAAGCACGAGGAGAAACAGAAACCCCCCAACCCATACTCTCAAAAGAATTAGTCATTGCTGGTCAAGCTTACGAATTGCGCGTCATCCCCAAAGCCGACATTTCTCAAGGAATTTGGCGCTTTGAACTCAGCAGTAACAAAATTGGCGATCGCATCCCTGGTGGCTTTAAACTGAGATTACTTACCGAAGATTTACAACCATTTGAAGATAACGAAGACATCGCCGAAACCGCCGTCGATCTCCTTTATATTGAAGTAGCCCTCGAACCAGGTGAAGGAATAGTTTGGGAAATCGAACCCCACCCGGAAAACTGCGATCGCGAAATCTTACGCTTTTAATTTTTGCACCTTTTCCACCTAAAAAAATAGAAGAAGCAATATAGCAGAGAACGAGTTAGTTCTTGACTGTCCTCATTTTCGGCAAACCTTGCTAGCATAGGCTTAAATCATTGTTCGCTATTTACTGCTAGATGATTTTCCTCATCCGCAGCACCAGGAAGTGCCGCTTTAGATACACGACGCTGCAAAGGATTATTGAAAAAAGCTCCAGTTTGTGGTGGCAATTGGGGATCGAAAATAACTTCAGCTAAACTTTTCATTACTCCCGTTACGGGAATAGCTAAAATCACGCCTAAAAGACCACCAATTTTTGCTCCCAATAACAAAGAAACTAAAATAATTACA contains:
- a CDS encoding DUF1822 family protein; this translates as MTFNSASLAFANPTQVWLELSSTDLDRAWEQSQAFSTTARRWNAYLNRLCLNTVLPWLQQEYDRHARVFPHLAALPSFWEVVNGVAIAHLSPPQTRIALPGPRLILIPSEAIDCTEIQVPQEWVDIPSWIGDYYLAVQVNPDDGWVKIWAYCTHSQLKQKANYDRHSRCYCLKEEDAIADLNVLWVARQVCPDEPTRVSIPPLPNLSLERANALIQRLSSPNILLPRLEIPFPTWGALLEHSGYRQRLYQQRLGLNEQWSVVDWLQKRISQIAQELGWQKIQMQPSLAQARGETETPQPILSKELVIAGQAYELRVIPKADISQGIWRFELSSNKIGDRIPGGFKLRLLTEDLQPFEDNEDIAETAVDLLYIEVALEPGEGIVWEIEPHPENCDREILRF
- a CDS encoding radical SAM protein, producing MLSKTRKVTFVVKTSKLCNLRCRYCYEYAELGNKAAISLTQVEQMFRNIASYYRQLNFPVTIEFNWHGGETLLQPPEFYWQAFAIQRQVFGELADSVINSIQTNLTLLDNKRIDLLKNGFDQIGVSLDLFGSLRVDRAGNNSQPKVLKNIDRLRAENIHFGCITVLTKRNLAYIREIYQFYKQMNLSFRVLPLFQGAFAEQHEGFEITPQETLNAYCQLVDLWLEDEGYISIMPLLEYFRQISLHHAANKPIIIYDKNNWESIYLVNTTGDIYSVADAYNIERSHGNIFTHSLEDLILGKRHQQVIAEAEARMVATCTSCPYFGSCNGFPVAEGSRQYNEIDEQGAIRCIVEKGTLQHIEARLQQAGIIDSNTEKMQLKKSHFLNQLEQLVTTGKE
- a CDS encoding sigma-70 family RNA polymerase sigma factor; its protein translation is MRPRQNILEIFSTFIQFEGDRFSAWATDPSLRRSMQQCLANSPQHQSSQKFWALYWHKQWQNNATIRAREHLTAYLQEVCFWAAQKTAAGFGSSQYSLSDYFQMAIARIEKILNNFDPQQGVALRNYAKAIFNTTMREILRQRQEVDICTAWGLLRKISQKRLMESLQQVGLSEKTIARYILAWHGFKTIYAPQQARASRKLPRPDKATWEALAAFYNSQRYQQLAPDETEIDDETIEKWLIACATAARSYLYPSVTSINKPQQGNSESELLDQLAANEGESLLTAAIAEEESQTRQTQTAQMSQTLETAIANLEPPLPEILQLYYSDTHTQQQIAAKLGMKQYAVSRRLSKARQLLLQKLANWSQENLHITLNSDVLKHTSTVLEDWLSAYYKPTESSRTE